One stretch of Candidatus Eisenbacteria bacterium DNA includes these proteins:
- a CDS encoding MtrB/PioB family outer membrane beta-barrel protein, with amino-acid sequence MMRRPIGTVTLLAVAALLVMGSGAALAADGYVTTGYQWWDQTQPEAKYQEFREMPQGVFVESFLYQDRILNGNFTAWGSNAIRSDQSISGAYRKPRWTLSAGYTQVPHQLSFVSSTGYTFLDPSVQTLPDSLQRQNQENSGAYTTTMQDFLQDAHPFDLGFRTDLMQASLRGRPGDGFDVELRAARRNRSGTKPYGGSFGFSNVIETVEPIRQSMAEAEARASYTRSRVTLEGAFNVSGFENDHSTLIWDNPRRITDAAGNPTQGRLDLYPDNQQWRATGRLGVQLPRRTAFQGVLSYGESTQNDDWLPYTTNSSQFARTDSFPLPGTGTDAKALLTTGDARLTTHLVNRVGATLRFHWNKYDNRTPTHHLEGQVPYDGTWNGTDVEAHPFGNERRIYGADVDWNPIRQIGLSGTVEQIDRKHTFREVPEDNEFAWRGQVRLRPNSDFMAQAEYRHGEREMDEFHEEDYQNAAGAFVEQPELRRFDVADREQDKIDASIAYTGLTNLGLSVRFGYQHDDYHSTELGLTGYLQRSAGISANYAATSRLELNGSFSWSHIFTEQHSRESPSATLRLDDSTNWTARLTDDLISAEAGFNYQLVPERLALRSSYFYDRAPGEYDLANFRGTAQDLPTTLYFRQGIEIETRWMMQANTDLALRWMWEEFEVTDFQTEDVPLLFPLTGASNAIFLGDSSLDYHANAVALLFTRRW; translated from the coding sequence ATGATGAGACGGCCAATCGGAACGGTCACGCTCCTCGCCGTCGCGGCGCTCCTCGTCATGGGGAGCGGTGCGGCGCTCGCGGCCGATGGATACGTGACCACGGGATATCAGTGGTGGGACCAGACGCAGCCGGAGGCGAAGTACCAGGAATTCCGCGAGATGCCCCAGGGCGTGTTCGTGGAGTCGTTTCTCTACCAGGACCGGATCCTGAACGGGAACTTCACCGCCTGGGGATCGAACGCGATCCGCTCGGATCAGTCGATCTCGGGCGCGTACCGAAAGCCGCGGTGGACGCTGTCGGCGGGCTACACGCAGGTTCCGCACCAGCTGAGCTTCGTGTCCTCGACCGGATACACGTTTCTCGATCCGTCCGTCCAGACGCTCCCGGATTCGCTCCAGCGCCAGAACCAGGAGAACTCGGGCGCGTACACGACCACGATGCAGGACTTCCTCCAGGACGCGCATCCGTTCGACCTCGGGTTCCGGACCGACCTGATGCAGGCTTCCCTTCGCGGGCGCCCGGGGGACGGGTTCGACGTGGAGCTCAGGGCGGCGAGGCGGAACCGGTCGGGCACGAAGCCCTACGGAGGGTCGTTCGGCTTCAGCAACGTGATCGAGACGGTCGAGCCGATCCGACAGTCGATGGCGGAGGCGGAGGCGCGTGCCAGCTACACGAGGAGCCGCGTCACCCTCGAGGGCGCGTTCAACGTCTCGGGCTTCGAGAACGACCACAGCACGCTGATCTGGGACAATCCGAGGAGGATCACGGACGCGGCGGGCAACCCGACCCAGGGCAGGCTCGACCTGTACCCCGACAACCAGCAGTGGCGCGCCACCGGCCGCCTCGGAGTTCAGCTTCCGCGGCGCACCGCCTTCCAGGGCGTGCTCTCCTACGGTGAGTCGACGCAGAACGACGACTGGCTCCCGTACACCACCAATAGCTCCCAGTTCGCGCGGACGGACTCCTTTCCCCTGCCGGGAACCGGCACGGACGCGAAGGCGCTCCTCACGACCGGGGATGCGCGGCTCACGACGCACCTCGTCAACCGCGTCGGAGCCACGCTGCGCTTCCACTGGAACAAGTACGACAACCGGACGCCGACCCATCACTTGGAAGGCCAGGTGCCCTATGACGGGACCTGGAATGGAACGGACGTCGAAGCACATCCGTTCGGGAACGAGAGACGGATCTACGGAGCGGACGTCGACTGGAACCCGATTCGGCAGATCGGGCTCTCCGGCACGGTCGAGCAGATCGACCGGAAGCACACGTTCCGGGAGGTCCCCGAGGACAACGAGTTCGCCTGGAGGGGTCAGGTCCGGCTGCGTCCCAACAGCGATTTCATGGCTCAGGCCGAGTACCGGCACGGCGAGCGCGAGATGGACGAGTTCCACGAGGAGGACTACCAGAACGCCGCCGGGGCCTTCGTCGAGCAGCCGGAGCTCCGTCGATTCGACGTCGCCGATCGGGAGCAGGACAAGATCGACGCGTCGATCGCGTACACGGGCCTCACGAACCTCGGGCTCTCGGTCCGCTTCGGGTACCAGCACGACGATTACCACAGCACGGAGCTGGGGCTCACGGGCTACCTGCAACGCTCGGCGGGGATCAGCGCGAACTATGCGGCGACCTCGAGGCTCGAGCTGAACGGCAGCTTCTCCTGGTCCCACATCTTCACGGAGCAACACTCTAGGGAGTCACCCAGCGCGACGCTCCGGCTCGACGATTCCACCAACTGGACGGCACGGCTGACGGACGACCTGATCTCGGCGGAGGCCGGATTCAACTACCAGCTCGTGCCGGAACGTCTCGCGCTCCGTAGCAGCTATTTCTACGATCGTGCTCCCGGAGAGTACGACCTCGCGAACTTCCGGGGCACCGCCCAGGATCTTCCGACCACGCTCTACTTCCGTCAGGGCATCGAGATCGAGAC
- a CDS encoding DmsE family decaheme c-type cytochrome — MKRRSWWSWSLLLPGLALVQLIGSPPGGALAQTEGAAPVDSVQAQPDTPTTQPSHTASTAPATYIGQAKCVECHDEIMATFEHNPHHGAQADRNEAGTVVQCESCHGPGSLHAEADGDESHPGFRTLRVFKRMSADAQAAVCRSCHTMGEQFHWDQSAHARNDVACQNCHSVHSAKSEGGKALLAASRPTELCLTCHEDKRAEIARSAHMPLREGGMECSSCHNPHGSAASSMIRKHSNHELCTTCHMDKRGPFLWEHPPVREDCVTCHQPHGSNNEKVLTSKKPFLCQRCHIFTRHPSTLYDRPDLVSNRLFNRSCTNCHSQIHGSNHPSGKTFLR; from the coding sequence GTGAAACGTCGCTCATGGTGGTCCTGGTCGCTTCTCTTGCCGGGGCTCGCTCTAGTCCAACTCATCGGCTCGCCACCGGGTGGAGCGCTCGCGCAAACGGAAGGAGCGGCACCCGTCGACTCGGTCCAGGCGCAGCCCGACACCCCCACCACGCAACCCTCGCACACCGCTTCGACCGCACCGGCGACCTACATCGGCCAGGCGAAGTGCGTGGAATGTCACGACGAGATCATGGCCACCTTCGAGCACAACCCGCATCACGGCGCGCAGGCCGACCGGAACGAGGCGGGCACCGTCGTGCAGTGCGAGAGCTGCCACGGTCCCGGCTCGCTGCACGCCGAGGCCGACGGTGACGAGAGCCACCCGGGATTCCGCACGCTTCGAGTCTTCAAGCGCATGAGCGCGGACGCGCAGGCTGCGGTCTGCCGCTCCTGCCACACGATGGGGGAGCAGTTCCACTGGGACCAGAGCGCCCACGCGCGGAACGACGTCGCCTGCCAGAACTGCCACAGCGTCCACTCCGCGAAGAGCGAGGGCGGAAAGGCCCTCCTCGCGGCCTCCAGGCCGACGGAACTTTGCCTGACGTGCCATGAGGACAAGCGCGCGGAGATCGCCCGCTCGGCCCACATGCCGCTCCGGGAAGGCGGCATGGAGTGTTCGAGCTGTCACAATCCGCACGGATCGGCGGCTTCGAGCATGATCCGCAAGCACTCGAATCACGAGCTCTGCACGACCTGCCACATGGACAAGCGGGGCCCCTTCCTCTGGGAGCACCCGCCCGTCCGCGAGGACTGCGTGACGTGTCACCAGCCGCACGGCTCGAACAACGAGAAGGTGCTCACGTCCAAGAAGCCCTTCCTCTGCCAGCGGTGTCACATCTTCACGCGGCATCCGAGCACGCTGTATGACCGTCCGGATTTGGTCTCGAACCGGCTCTTCAACCGGTCGTGCACGAACTGCCACAGCCAGATCCATGGATCCAACCATCCCTCGGGCAAGACGTTCCTGAGGTAG
- a CDS encoding RnfABCDGE type electron transport complex subunit D — translation MTTRTATRLDPRYWQVLALSCLVLYSLFWFHFSTSLIQVALTLGTALATQYACTRIWRLPAFDPKSALISGLGLCFLLRTNLPLLAAATAVIAIASKFLLRWKGKHVWNPTNFALVAMLALSDRVWVSPGQWGSVAFFCFLVALLGGLVVNRSARSDVTYAFLASWAAVLLGRALWLGQPMAIPLHQLQNGTLLIFAFHMISDPKTTPDTRAGRILFAALVALGAGFVQFVLYRTNGLLWSYAVLSVTVPLIDRILPGVRFAWSRPVTGSPSQGVAHEPSRVALPAPPPAAAGRLGAAGR, via the coding sequence ATGACCACTCGAACCGCCACCCGTCTGGACCCCCGCTACTGGCAGGTCCTCGCGCTCTCGTGCCTCGTCCTCTATAGCCTGTTCTGGTTTCACTTCTCGACGTCCCTGATCCAGGTGGCTCTGACCCTTGGCACGGCGCTGGCTACGCAGTACGCCTGCACAAGAATTTGGCGCCTCCCCGCCTTCGACCCGAAGAGTGCGCTCATCTCGGGACTGGGCCTCTGCTTCCTTCTTCGGACGAACCTCCCGCTGCTCGCGGCGGCGACCGCCGTGATCGCGATCGCGAGCAAGTTCCTGCTCCGCTGGAAGGGGAAGCACGTCTGGAACCCGACCAACTTCGCGCTGGTCGCGATGCTGGCCCTGAGCGACCGGGTTTGGGTGTCGCCGGGACAGTGGGGCAGCGTGGCCTTCTTCTGCTTCCTGGTGGCGCTCCTCGGCGGGCTCGTCGTGAACCGGTCGGCGCGAAGCGACGTGACCTACGCGTTCCTCGCGTCGTGGGCCGCCGTCCTCCTCGGGAGGGCGCTCTGGCTCGGCCAGCCGATGGCGATCCCGCTCCACCAGCTCCAGAACGGCACCCTCCTCATCTTCGCGTTCCACATGATCTCGGACCCCAAGACGACGCCGGACACGCGCGCGGGCAGGATCCTGTTCGCGGCGCTGGTCGCGCTGGGCGCCGGGTTCGTGCAGTTCGTCCTCTACCGGACCAATGGATTGCTCTGGTCGTACGCGGTCCTCTCCGTGACCGTCCCCCTCATCGACCGGATCCTCCCGGGCGTCCGCTTCGCGTGGTCGCGGCCGGTCACCGGGAGTCCGAGCCAAGGAGTCGCACATGAACCGAGTCGCGTGGCCCTTCCTGCTCCTCCCCCTGCTGCTGCTGGCCGTCTGGGCGCCGCCGGCCGCTAG